The following proteins come from a genomic window of Populus nigra chromosome 6, ddPopNigr1.1, whole genome shotgun sequence:
- the LOC133697503 gene encoding uncharacterized protein LOC133697503 isoform X1, with protein sequence MINIFSPFPLHNPNKILIPIEKIKKFLLSLTLIASFVSLFIYSTHFTNNAPTNQETMKVHPLPKKRNNITIQFYNHRGDPLVSSSGGSQHKKLRRLPHIFSRVLELPFRSDADVSVEENPDCFRFVAETDNNIGEVRAHTVEIYPGVTKIVIRPNGYLELSPLDDLELDMWRFRLPETTRPELASAVLADGELIVTVPKGEEVEEEGNGNNNNGEFRVDAYASFAQLVISGNASCIPCAWP encoded by the exons ATGATCAacattttctctccttttccacTCCATAACCCCAACAAGATTTTGATTCCTATcgagaaaatcaagaaattctTACTTTCTTTAACCCTTATAGCATCTTTTGTTTccctatttatttattctacCCATTTCACCAACAACGCACCAACAAATCAAGAAACCATGAAGGTGCATCCATTACCCAAGAAGAGAAACAACATAACAATCCAATTCTACAATCATAGAGGAGACCCTTTAGTATCATCTTCTGGTGGGTCCCAACACAAGAAACTCAGGAGGCTACCCCACATATTCAGCCGGGTCTTAGAACTCCCCTTCCGGTCAGATGCTGACGTGTCGGTTGAGGAAAATCCTGATTGCTTTCGATTTGTTGCTGAAACAGATAATAACATCGGTGAAGTGAGGGCCCACACCGTTGAAATCTATCCTGGAGTAACTAAAATTGTGATTAGGCCAAATGGGTATCTAGAATTATCTCCACTTGATGATTTGGAGTTGGATATGTGGAGGTTCCGGTTGCCGGAAACCACCAGGCCGGAGCTTGCGAGTGCGGTTCTGGCTGACGGAGAGTTGATTGTGACGGTTCCGAAAGGAGAGGAAGTGGAGGAGGAAGGGAATGGTAATAATAACAATGGCGAGTTTAGAG TAGATGCATATGCTTCGTTTGCACAGTTAGTCATTAGCGGAAATGCAAGCTGCATACCTTGCGCCTGGCCCTAG
- the LOC133697503 gene encoding uncharacterized protein LOC133697503 isoform X2, giving the protein MINIFSPFPLHNPNKILIPIEKIKKFLLSLTLIASFVSLFIYSTHFTNNAPTNQETMKVHPLPKKRNNITIQFYNHRGDPLVSSSGGSQHKKLRRLPHIFSRVLELPFRSDADVSVEENPDCFRFVAETDNNIGEVRAHTVEIYPGVTKIVIRPNGYLELSPLDDLELDMWRFRLPETTRPELASAVLADGELIVTVPKGEEVEEEGNGNNNNGEFRDAYASFAQLVISGNASCIPCAWP; this is encoded by the exons ATGATCAacattttctctccttttccacTCCATAACCCCAACAAGATTTTGATTCCTATcgagaaaatcaagaaattctTACTTTCTTTAACCCTTATAGCATCTTTTGTTTccctatttatttattctacCCATTTCACCAACAACGCACCAACAAATCAAGAAACCATGAAGGTGCATCCATTACCCAAGAAGAGAAACAACATAACAATCCAATTCTACAATCATAGAGGAGACCCTTTAGTATCATCTTCTGGTGGGTCCCAACACAAGAAACTCAGGAGGCTACCCCACATATTCAGCCGGGTCTTAGAACTCCCCTTCCGGTCAGATGCTGACGTGTCGGTTGAGGAAAATCCTGATTGCTTTCGATTTGTTGCTGAAACAGATAATAACATCGGTGAAGTGAGGGCCCACACCGTTGAAATCTATCCTGGAGTAACTAAAATTGTGATTAGGCCAAATGGGTATCTAGAATTATCTCCACTTGATGATTTGGAGTTGGATATGTGGAGGTTCCGGTTGCCGGAAACCACCAGGCCGGAGCTTGCGAGTGCGGTTCTGGCTGACGGAGAGTTGATTGTGACGGTTCCGAAAGGAGAGGAAGTGGAGGAGGAAGGGAATGGTAATAATAACAATGGCGAGTTTAGAG ATGCATATGCTTCGTTTGCACAGTTAGTCATTAGCGGAAATGCAAGCTGCATACCTTGCGCCTGGCCCTAG